A segment of the Numida meleagris isolate 19003 breed g44 Domestic line chromosome 21, NumMel1.0, whole genome shotgun sequence genome:
GAAAGAATTCAACAGTAACttctaaaaggagaaaaaaatcagaaccaGAAAATGGATGCCTAATAAAATTTGTAGTTATACTTTGTGTGATGAAGAACTCAGcctaatttttttattcatggttcataacattttaaaaatagcaatattACCAGCTCTGTTGATTTAAAAGTTGTTAATTCATGCCCCCAGAAATGATGGAGTTGGATCCCTATAATAGAAGTTATTGAGTTATTTTGCTTGCCTTCTGTCCTGAACCCTTTTGCACTGTTTTGACCTTGAGGATCTGCTTTCCATCCTTGAGACTCTGTGTCTTCACCTCTGAGCGAAAGTACTAATTActaattacaaaaatactgaTTACGAACTAAAGGTTTATTCAAGAAATGGACCATAAACTTGAGATTATCAAAGATGAGTAAGGCAGGAGCAGTAACAATGTACATTTTATATCTATTGCTATGTAGAAACTTGATTTCTTATGATCATCTGAATTTATAATTATATATGGAGCCACAGGAAGAATGTATTCACCTTGTTTGCTGCAgaaactttgaaaatgtttacGTAGTATTTTCCTTGGCCCATGAAGAAGTCTGAGTCTTGTTGCCCAAGAATGATCTCCATTGCTGCACGATGTACAGagatacatagaatcatagaatcatttgagtaggaagggacctttaaaggctaTCTATAAGGTCATCATACTTACATATCCCCAGATAATCTGGATTtgtttctcagctctgcttgttaaagaagcagcagtttAAGAGGTACtcatttttttaacagcagctCTGTCAGTTCTCTGTACATCAGTCCTGCACCTTGCAGTAGTTAGTATGGGTTGGcacactttgctttctttgcatttgtggATGATGGAGATTCTGTTGTGAACTAATGTCTGTGAACCAAATTCTCCAATGCTGTCAGTTGCTGAATAACTGTAATTGAAAAGGTCAGGGAATCTCACTTTAATTAAGAAGATTCTCATTTATATCAGCGAGGGCTCAATCTTATTAATAATGGATGTCTTGGACTACAATACTGTGAGTGAAACAACtgtttttccctccattttgCACCCACTTTGCAATTCACATGAGATGTACAGAATGGTGAATGAAAGTAATAAATTACCAAGCACAAGGATTTCATTCTTCCAGTCAATCTGATTTGTGGATGCTGAATGGAGACCTGCATGTTCTTAGCCTCAAAGATTCAAAATATACAGGAGTTTATTTTGAATGTCGCAAAATCCTCTCATAGTCTCTGGAAATTTAATTCTTGACTAGTTCCCAAGAAACACATTGAGAAGCTGAACTCTGTAATGCTTGTCCCCATGGTGTCATTACTAATGAGTTGGAACACGGTTTGGTCCATTTGTTCTAACAACCATCGCCAATTTGGCCATTATGTTGATGCGTCACACTTGGAAGCCTGAATCTCCAAATCTTCCATCAACTTTTGATTACTGAAGTGCTTTGCATGGCAAACATACACAATTAGAGCATTTGACATTAAGAATCGCTGATGGAACTAATTACAGTAGTAGAAGCCAGGAAaaagggcagggaggggatgcATTTACAGTATGAGatcttgttctttttccaaCACAGGCTTGTATCTCTCCGTCTGATTTTTAAAGCTCTGATCAAAGCATTCTCTGTTTCTGTAGTAAGTCCTTGTACCACTGTGCAGCAAACTCCCAAGGCTGAGGGCAATTTTACCCTAGAGTTCTAACCCTGttctcagcttttcattttgcacatACATACTTACGTTTTCATGTGTGTTCTCTTTTTTCACGTTAGTGCATAGAAAGAAttaaaactacagaaattaCTGATGGATTAATCCTAGgagcttgtttttttctttaactactGAATTGTCCCATCCATGgacaacatgttttttttctagactaTGTCACCCCATCTTGATCCCATGCGTGGCGTGCCCAGCTGAATGCAAACATAATCATAGagaattttgttgctttttgagGCGTTGCTTCATTCTTTACTTTCCTCCCACTACCTACTCACTCCCtgataaagcaaatatttatcaaaagaacatgaaaaaaagtattagtCACCAAGAAAGTTTGTTTTGATAGTATTATTCCCACATTAACTTGATTAAATCTCTCTCCCTTGTATGTTGAAATTCCTGTTTGGTTATCAGACATGAACTGAAATTATTCAAGTATTCTTTTCATACGATATTcaaggtttgtttgtttaaatgatttttacTGGATGGTGGTGTCAAATAATGTGTCAAATTCTTCTTTCAATTTTCATGACATAGATTAAGAGTAATTCTGTAACTTAATAATATTTTACTGAGTTAAAttggaatgtattttaaaatatttggccTTATGAAATTAGCTGAGAAATAAGTTTCTTCCAACAGtatacatttctgtgctgtggcaATATATTCCTTGTTCTGAATAAGCTTCTCTGTGCTGATAGGACCAGTCTGACTACAAGGATAACAGCTGACTACATAGAGTCGttaggaatcatagaatcattaaggtcggaaaagacttctaagatcatctagttcacATGGGGAAAAGTTTGCAAGTCTTCATTTAGATCAAAATTATCCAAAGCAAGACTGTCTTGAGAGAGTGGGTACCATTGTGAAATTTTGGGGTCATGGAGGAGTTCTGAGTGGTCACCTCCTAACCTGAAACTCATTCTGTCTGAAGATGGGCAAAAGCAACAGTTGCATGCATAGAAATTGGAGCAGTTTATAGCCCTTCTTATGCAGTGCATTGCTTCTGTTACTTAAGACAGAAGGGCACTTAGAGGAATGTGTCATGGTCATGGATAGTCTTTCCTCCAAGAGAATGCATgataatggcctcaagttgctccatGGGaagttcagtttggatattaggaaaaacttctttgaaagagtggtcaggcactggcacaggctgcccaaggtggtggtggagtcaccgtctccgaaggtgctcaagaaccatggagatgtggcactgatggtcatggtttagtggccagtattggtggtaggtggatggttggagtaaatgatcttagaggtcttttccaaccataacgattctatgattccttgaTAATTTCAGATATATTACTGGGAGATGTATGGATTTCAAGTTATAGACGTGACCCAACTAGAAGTATGTTCTCTTTTGCGATAAGGTTAATTAGTcaagtgcttttcagaaagtaactttttttttttggcctcaTCTGACTGGATCAGTAGAATTCATTCTGTTCAACATATGGTGGAAATCGTGAGATCATGACCACTGTTGCATGTCTCCTTCACTAAATACTGCTGATTAATCTACTCTCGTGTGTGGCTTAGGAGAGCAGATGCTTATGCTTCAATGCCATGGCAGtttcttaaaagaaattaatgtatAAAGACATAATGAATACTGGGAATTTAATTTAACATTAGTTTTAAAACTTCTAAAGCTTTTCGTTTGGGCTTGTTCATGAATCCTGCTGTGAAAGGTTGTAATCTTGCAAACAAATAACCATTTGAAAAGAAGGGGCAGGGCCAGCTTTCAACAGGAGGACAACACCAATCTAATCTAATTTAAACTAATCTAACCATCTTGTCACAATTTCATGTGTGTTTGTATTTATGTTCTGATATATTGCTTAGCAGCACAGCTTTGTTACACTGGAGATAACATTTTCCATGTAGAGCTGCACGGTGTAAAGCAAATGCATGCAATTTGCTTTTATATTGAGGCTTGTTTGAAGGCCTGGATGACCTCTTTCACCTTTTCTTCAGATGGTTAATGACTGTTCAATGTAttcattaatgatctggatgatgggGTAGAgggcaccctcagtaagtctgcagatgacacaaaactggggAAGTGGCAGATTCACTGGAGGGCCATTCTGCTGTCCACAGGGAACTGACAGGTTGGAGAAATGGGCTAATgggaacctcatgaagttcagcaaagggAAGTACAAAGTCCTACACCCGTCATGAAGGAATTTAACAACCCCAGGTCCCCCACgtgggaagcagctctgcaaaaaagACCTTGGGAGTCCTTGTAGACACCAAGTTGACCAGGACCTAGCCAAGTGCCCTTGCCAGTAAGAAAGCTAACAGCTGCATTAGCCAAAGTATTGCCAACAGTTTGAAGGAGGTGGTCCTTTTCCCCTGTTCAGTCCAAGTGAGGGTGCACCTGGGATACTGGGACCAGTTCTGGGCctctcagtacaagagagacctGGATGTACTGAACATATTCCAGTgtagggccacaaagatgctgaagggcctggagcacatCTGGTATGAAATAGCAAGCAGTGTTTAgcctagaaaagagaaggcttaATAGACATTTCAACAAAGTTTATAAATACTTGAATGGAGGATGCAGAGAAGACAGAATGAGGCTCCTTCcagtggtgctcagtgccaAGGCAAGAGACAATGAGCACAACCTGGAAAACAGGAGGTTCCATCTAAGAATCAGAAAAAccctctgtgctctgtggcTCTCAGagaactggcacaggctgcccagagaggtgctggagtcTCCTCGCTGGAGATCTTCAGACCTGactggatgtggtcctgggcaccAGCTCTGGTGACCCTGCTGGTGAATGAGACCAGATGGCCTGCAAAGATCCTTTCTGATCTcaaccattctctgattctgtgactaAAGTGACAGAAATTTGTTGGCTCTTTGGCTGGATCCTCATTTTGTGAGAAGGGAATAGGACTCAGTTATGACAAGTAAAATGTAATGTGTGATTGGTCAAGGTATGTGCACTAAATGATGTGGAGttataggacaagaggtaattTATAGGACAAGAGGCCTTTAGTTGTGCCagggggaggttcaggttgcaTACTGGGAaagatttcctttcagaaggagtggtcaggtgctagaacaggctgcccggggaggcagtggagtcaccatccctggaggtgttcaagaaaaggtCAAGACTGGTCACAGGCATGGATTTGATAGTTAgcctagatgatcttagtggtctttccaaccttaatgattctatgattctatgagatgaGGAGCCCAGGCAAGGTCATAATCACAGGAGAGCACTCATAGCAATGTCCCGTGGTCATTGACATTTGGCATAAAATATAGGAAACAGTTGTAACTTTAAAGGAGGAATCTCCATCCCGCTTCTTTTGTGGCCATGTGTGAACCACACATCCTTTGAAGTTTCATCTCACTCCTTTTTGTATTGAGGAGGATATCAGTCAACCAGATTGTGTCTGTGAAGCAAAATTGTTACTCCTAACAGTGTCACTAATTTCAATGCATGTGATACATATCACAGTGCCTCATCAAAAATGAGCAATACTTTTTGTTAGAAAAGATCATGCATATACTAGATGGAAGAAATGGCTGAAAAGTTGATCTGTTCAGTAGCTGACACGTAAGCCTGCATGgtgctggtatttttttccagtatttcagaagacaaaatgcATATTGTATGAATGAATAGCAGAGTTGTTCCTGATGTCCTTTTGTTCTAGACAATATcctgttaaatattaaaaaaaaaggaatagaagGGGTGGAAATTCCACTGAAGTTTAAACCAGCAAACAATAGGCCTTTGAGGAGTGATTATTCACACAAAAGCTGATGTATTGACTGCTTTTAACATATCGAGATCTGGTTATCTATGCCAGCCCAAAATTTCAGATATGAGATACCTTGGCATGTAGATATGTAGTCAATGAGCAGTTCTGTCAAGTGTTTCCCACACCTACTGGATGATATAAAAGTTGAAGGTCTCTCTGGAGTTTCTTGAGTTCCTATCCTCCACAACCTcctgctggaagaaaaatgaaggcatttgtaagtatatacatttttttattcaatttatATTATAagaagttcattttaaaataaaaatatagaaaagaagATGTTCAGAGTAGTGGTGCAGTACTGGGACTAGTAGGATCCAtgtatttgggttttttttgattATTCATTGGGAATGCTccctgaagtcagtgggaaCATTATTTCAGAGGAGAATGCAGAACCTGATCACAGTTCATAAGGGGGATTTAATTACGATTAAATAATTCCAATTGTGGAGACAAATTAAGAAGTAACCTATCATGTGGATTTGAAAGATGCGAACAGTGCCTTAGttgttctgcatttttactattagaagcaaaagaaagccAATATCAGGAATATTACAGTGCAGAACTGTGATTGCTTTGAACTAACACATGTGTGGAGAGGGTAGTGTTTCAAAGTGACAGTACAGCTGCTCACCTCAGTTTATGAACTGAATTTTTTGTCCCACCTTGTCCATTGATATGACACTGCCTGGTGTTTCTGTTGGGTGAAGTGCTCATTCCTCTTACAGGCTGCAGTTCTCATTTTGCTGGGAGTCTTCTGGACTCAAACTTCTGCATTGGAGGTAAGTAAACTCAAGAACTCAAGAAATGtttctcaagaaacatttagatgtagctcaagaaacatttagatgtagcattgagagacatggtttagttgggttatattgatggtaggtggatggttggactagatgatcttgtaggccttttccaacctagctaattctatgattctatgattctaaactgGCAAGCCTACTGGTGCATGcactttaaaatgcattagaTTCCTCAGAAGGGAGAAATATAATAGAAGAAACTAAAATGATGCTTATTGCCAAGCACAGAATAAATAGCTTTTACCAAAGATGACAAGAGGCAAGAAATCGAAAAGGCAGTTCTATGCAATTATGTAGTAGCAAGAAATATAGGCAACATAGGTCTCTTTGGCTCAGCCTAAAATTGgagcctcctctgctgctgtataCAATAACTGTGATGCCCCACGTAATTCTCTTTGGGCTGTGGTGTGGGTCTGTCCCCTCCCCTCTCACCATGACTCAACCTCTACCAAAATTAGTCCCCACCTCGAGTGCAAACTCTGATTCCTAGAGTTGTAAAAGGATTTCACATTTAGATGAAGCAATCATGATTGTTGGTTTGTATCGTTGGTTTATATTGTGCCTTTAAAGGTGCAAACCAGATGAACAATGGTTTTATGCTTTTTACCAAAGACTTATTTGCTGCCGGCACCTAGCAATGAGTATGTCACCGGGTCCATGACCATTGACAACAAGAAGAACTATGCTGATGTCCATGTTCGCTCTGGCTTGTACTCCTCTGACACCATTTTTGACTACCAGCACGTAAGTAAATCTAAGACTCTGCCTAGACTCTAACAATCTCTGTGAGGAGGTTTGTAAATTCAGATAAATTGTATTGGTGCATTTTCATTATGAATTGCCCTGAAACACTGGTTCTTTGAAGACTCCCCTCACTTCTCCTCTTCTGCAATTTCTATCTCACAAATGTGATGATGCATTTTTAAGAGACTTGTGATGACATGGTGGTCATTTGTGAAAGTGAGAAGAATGTCACTGACCTCAGTGCAAGAGAGTCGAGAACTGGTTGCCATCACTTCTGTACTGCAAGTGGAGCAGGAGTCCATGGGAAAAGAGCACTCAAGTCTTACAGACAGACATTAAAGTCTTTTTCGTTCCCCAAAGGTGACAATGCAAATGAGAAATCATTCCATGATAGTCAGTGTAACCACCTCATGTTTCTTCTAGATGGCCCTAAAGACGAGGGTGAATCAACACACATTAGCAGTAACCGTTTTTAgttaattgctttttatttatttatttttatcacagGGATATATTGCAACCAGGTTGTTCTCACGAAATGCCTGCTTCATCATGAAAATTGATGAAGCTTCCATCCCCAGGCTGCAAGAGATTGGACGCCAGGCTTTTGAGAGACAGGTGATTTTATAGAAAAATCAATTCTGTATACAAAAAAAGTCTACTGTGTGCAAGTTACAGGGCACTAAGAAGAGCTGTTGTTCTTAGGAATGTCTTTTACTGGTTAGCAACGATGGAACAGATCTGACAAAATAGAACTTCAAAGAAATATCATATAGAACACGCCAATCTTTTGTGCTTGACATCAtttgaaatagttttgtttGCAGAACAGAATTTAGAAATCAATTTACTTTGACCAAACTGTGATTTTTCTGGCACAACTTATGACAGTCCAACAGTAGCACATTTGCTATTGTACTTCTTATGGAGTCCTTATGGATTGGGAGGATTAATGTATTTGGAAATTGCTAGACTATATGTCAATTAACAATTTATTAATTATCTATACAACTCAGTTTAACTGTATTGATAGGAATAGTATCTAGTGAAACaggttgaaaaaaatattgtaaaacagATTCTTTAGCTAAGGCTTTGTACGAGGCAAAGGGAGACGATTTTAGATTTTGGGATTTTTCTCAAAGGATACCTCAGCCACATGAAACCAGAGTTACGTTACTAATGACATCTACTATTTTCTCTTTagactatgaagaaaatttattctccaaaagttATGTGGGTACAGTTTCAATCCGGTAATGCCATGTTTGGGAGTGTCAGAGAGTGGTTTCTCTATGGTAGACCCATTGAACAACTCTGCAAGGGCCTACCTCTCTACAAGCTTACAAAGAGTGAACGtaagtaggaaaaagaaaacatttctgtcctTTAAAACTAAATCCATGTGGCACCTTTGTGAGGCAGGAACATGTTGTCCCATTCTGGAGAGAAGGAGTAAACTGCCTAGCAAAATTGAAAGACTAAGCTCCAGGATGTTTTGGAAAATCCATTAAAGCACGTTTTGCCATCATTTGGCATCTAAGTATCTGGAACAGCTGTTCCAGAGTGGTTTGTCTGACTCGGTTGTATCCATTGGCACAGTGGTCCCACAATGCTACCTGCTGCATACTGTGACTGGAAATGAGGAGTCCAAAGGTGATTTAAAGCCATACTGATTTTCTGTAGTGTCCATTGAGACCAGCAGGAACCTTGAACAAGGCCACAACTGGgattgtatttatgtatttaacaGATTCTTCCTTGGTGGACACAGGGATCTTGTCactgaaaatatctttcttttttgtttttgttttagcacTAACTAATTCCAatagctgtgccagtgcaggaATTCCATCCATTTTGGGCATTAATATCTGTGAAAGACTCAGAGAGAACTACTGATCTGGACAGCTCTTCTGCATGGAAATGGCTCAtttctctttgtgcttttctgATGGTACACATGGtcttaaactggaagaaaacaaaatcaatttatCTGTCCTGAGCTTTGAAAACAACAAACGTATGCTTTACAAATAAACATAATGTAGTAAATCAAAtgctttgtcttctttcttcattaaaaagcagaatggaaataaCCTAGCACTTCCTAGAAGTTTTCCTCCAGAAAAGATATATTTTGCTTTGGTGCATTTGTACACTTAGGCTGCAACATGACATAAGCAATGGTTCATGCTAATGGAGAAAGAGTAAAAGAATGGGTTTTCCATTGAAGAACTTTCTGTTGGCACCAGCACCCATGGCGTTCAGAGACTGACTCACACATGATTGCTAGTGGGTGGGAGAGAGGAACAGAGGAAGCAAGCAAATGAACAGGTAGAAAAAGGCAAGGAGTAAATACTATTAGTTGTCAGGGGAATActtcataatattttttatcGTATTTGATTTAAACGTTATTGTTAAAGAAGTGTCTGAAACAAagccccagggaggtggtggggtcactgtccctggaggtgttccagaactatggagctgtggcactgagggacatggtcagtgggcatggtgggatgtgttggggttggacttggggatcgtagaggtctttttcaaacTTCGTGaatccatgattctgtgataacttTGGAGCTGATTAAAATACAAGATGAGGCAGCATTGGTGATGCCAGTGTGCTTTTCCAGTGAATCTCAGCAAATGGTTGAGATCACACATGTGCACTTGGTGTTTATTTTGGAGTGGAAGACTGAATATTTGTAGTTTATTGGAGCCTTCTTGCCAAATGGCAAGGTATCCCTTTGGAGTCTGGGAAGATAGCCTCAGGTCcatgatttattattttcaaatcagGCTCGTGCTCAAGCCATCTGCTATGTATTAAAAGAGCATTTTATCATCTTATGGTAAAACTATTCTTTTGGATTAATCACAATAGGCCACAGGTTCTTGGTGATCCAAAGAATGTTCATGGAGAACCAAACTTTAATAATTAAATCCAAGACTATTTATGTGTAGCTGCAAGATACAGGATAGTTTGTGTTTGGAAGTGAGGTTCAGTGGTGGGAAGTAGAACTGGGACTTGAAGTTGTGATGTTCTTGGCTGATGTATGGAAGATGCAAAACACCTCAAAACATTCTTTGATAGCACTGCTTATCAAGAGTGTTCATGTGGGTTTGGACCTTCAATTCCTTTCTTGTGGTTGCAAGATTCAGAGAGACTATTCTTTAAAAACTGAGGCTTTAAAAAACTAAGTTGGAAGCCATAATCTTGTTTCCATTTGACAACCATCACATTTCGACCCCTTCCTTGTGTATTCTTCTGTTACACAGCACAAAAGTCATGACAAACCCCTGTGAGTAAGATGAGCTCTGCAAATGTAGAAAATAAGTGCTTTGATTATCTCACGCTGTGTATAACGTTGCATTATTtctctagggatggtgacctGGCATCAGCTACACCTGAAGTAGACCCCAAAGGAACAAACTGACAGAGCACTCAGAGAAGCAAGTCttattattctatgattattatttattctctgATTATTTAATTCTATAAATAATATACAAAAATGATAAATGACAAACAGTTCTATCAttaaattgttaaaaaataattagaattaGTCAATGCAATTCTGTCTAACTGCAGTATTGATGAATCTGAACATTTTGGCAGTGTAGTAATGGTCCTTTGAGACTGCTCCTGTTGCTAATAGTATAATCAAAATTAGTGGTTTTAAAGCAACCCTCTGTGTACTACACTTGCATTTATTATAGGAAGAGTGTTCTCAGACATGTAAATGAGGTCTGATTAGAACAACAGGGCAGTTATACACAGTTGTAAAAGATGCAGGGCCAGAGAATAAGAGCAATACTCTCTGAAGTCCTATTCTCCTCTTGTGTAATTGGTTACAGATGCTGAACACCATTCTAAATGGGCAAAATAAGGGATGAATTGCGTCCTTGATGGGAAACTGAAGCACAATCTATCCTGTGCAATTTAGACTTTGAAGCCAATCCTATTGGCACCACTAAAATATCATCGACTTCAAAGATCATACAAGAaatggctgcagagcagaggaaattAATTTAGAGTTTGGTAAATGTAACCACAGGACAAACAGAAATGTACACTCACttctgaacaaaagcaaaaaaaaggaCCTCGCatgagaaaaaatgttgatATTGTATCTTTTTGATACTGTAGTTGGCCAGTGCTCTTTCCTGCTGACTGTGCCACCATTTG
Coding sequences within it:
- the GKN2 gene encoding gastrokine-2; its protein translation is MKAFAAVLILLGVFWTQTSALETYLLPAPSNEYVTGSMTIDNKKNYADVHVRSGLYSSDTIFDYQHGYIATRLFSRNACFIMKIDEASIPRLQEIGRQAFERQTMKKIYSPKVMWVQFQSGNAMFGSVREWFLYGRPIEQLCKGLPLYKLTKSEPLTNSNSCASAGIPSILGINICERLRENY